One window of the Pyrus communis chromosome 17, drPyrComm1.1, whole genome shotgun sequence genome contains the following:
- the LOC137721930 gene encoding uncharacterized protein — protein sequence MEFAYNNNFHLSIGMAPFKALYGRSCRTTLCWSDVGEKVLVGPEIVEETTQNVQVIKANLKPAQDRQKSLADRHATDKVYEVGDWVFLKLSPWRGVVRFGKKGKLSPRYIGPYMVTERVGEVAYRLELPPELAKVHNVFHVWASTLCC from the coding sequence atggaatttgcctacaacaacaactTTCATTTGAGTATTGGCATGGCACCATTTAAGgcgttgtatggtagatcttgtcgtaCAACCTTGTGTTGGTCAGATGTCGGAGAAAAAGTTTTGGTGGGcccggagattgttgaggagaccactcaaaatgttcaggtaatcaaGGCTAACCTGAAGCCGGCCCAGGATAGACAAAAGAGTTTAGCGGATCGCCATGCTACTGACAAAGTGTATGAGGTTGGcgattgggtatttttgaagctttcaccatggagaggcgttgtacggtttggaaagaaaggtaagttgagtcccaggtatatcggaccgtacATGGTCACCGAGCGAGTTggcgaggtagcttacaggctggagttgcctccggagttggctaaagtacataacgtttttcaTGTGTGGgcttcgacattatgttgctga
- the LOC137721867 gene encoding protein DETOXIFICATION 49-like, with product MDKLAPLIPESPKLEQSNQNPHKTHLSLALTEAKCIANIAFPMVLTGLLLYSRSMISMLFLGHLGELSLAGGSLAIGFANITGYSVLSGLAMGMEPICGQAYGAKKFKLLGLTLQRTVILLLLTSIPIAFLWFNMKTILLFCGQQGEIATEAHSYILYSLPDLIAQSLLHPLRIYLRTQSITMPLTFCAALAILLHIPINYLLVHVLNLGIKGVALSGVWTNVNLVGSLIAYIAISGVYKRTWGGFSNECFAGWKNLMNLAIPSCISVCLEWWWYEIMILLCGLLLNPQATVASMGILIQTTALIYIFPSSLSFGVSTRVGNELGANRPKRARLATIVGLSYSFILGFSALLFAVTVRNIWASMFTKDSEIIALTSMVLPIIGLCELGNCPQTTGCGVLRGTARPKLGANINLGCFYLVGMPVAVWLSFYEQFDFRGLWLGLLAAQGSCVLTMLFALFRTNWDLQAQRAKELTGTFTIDDDDFQDFDKASESLSSFDNTEECNNLPLV from the coding sequence atgGACAAGTTAGCTCCTTTGATCCCAGAAAGCCCAAAACTTGAGCAATCCAACCAGAATCCCCACAAAACCCATCTATCTTTGGCTCTCACAGAAGCCAAATGCATAGCCAACATAGCTTTCCCAATGGTATTGACGGGTCTATTACTCTACTCTCGCTCAATGATCTCCATGCTCTTCCTAGGCCACCTCGGCGAGCTTTCATTGGCTGGTGGCTCGCTTGCCATAGGATTTGCCAACATCACAGGTTATTCTGTTCTCTCTGGCCTTGCCATGGGGATGGAACCCATTTGCGGCCAAGCTTACGGAgccaaaaaattcaaacttttaggCCTAACCCTGCAGAGAACAGTTATTCTTCTTCTCTTAACTTCAATCCCAATTGCATTTCTGTGGTTCAACATGAAAACGATTTTGCTTTTTTGTGGCCAACAAGGTGAGATTGCAACTGAGGCTCATTCTTACATTCTTTACTCTCTTCCTGACCTCATTGCTCAAAGCCTTTTGCACCCTTTGCGAATTTATCTCCGAACTCAATCCATAACCATGCCTCTCACATTCTGTGCAGCTTTGGCTATTCTTCTTCACATTCCCATCAATTACCTTCTTGTTCATGTTCTCAATCTTGGGATCAAAGGCGTGGCACTAAGCGGGGTTTGGACTAATGTCAACCTCGTTGGATCATTGATAGCTTACATTGCAATCTCTGGTGTGTACAAGAGAACATGGGGTGGTTTTTCCAACGAGTGCTTCGCAGGGTGgaaaaatttaatgaatttggCCATTCCGAGTTGCATATCGGTTTGTTTAGAATGGTGGTGGTATGAGATCATGATTTTGCTATGTGGTTTGTTGCTTAACCCTCAAGCAACTGTTGCTTCAATGGGAATTCTGATCCAAACCACAGCTTTGATATACATTTTCCCATCTTCCTTAAGCTTTGGTGTGTCAACAAGGGTGGGAAATGAGCTTGGTGCTAACCGCCCCAAAAGAGCAAGACTTGCAACAATTGTAGGCCTATCTTATAGCTTCATATTGGGATTTTCAGCATTGTTGTTTGCTGTGACTGTGAGGAACATTTGGGCCAGCATGTTCACCAAAGACTCGGAGATTATTGCATTGACATCAATGGTGTTGCCAATTATCGGCCTATGCGAGCTCGGAAACTGCCCACAAACTACAGGTTGTGGTGTTTTGAGGGGAACTGCCAGGCCAAAATTGGGAGCAAACATAAATTTGGGTTGCTTTTATCTTGTGGGAATGCCTGTTGCTGTGTGGTTGAGTTTTTATGAACAGTTTGATTTTAGAGGTCTTTGGCTTGGTCTTCTGGCAGCCCAAGGCTCATGTGTTTTGACCATGTTGTTTGCTTTGTTTAGAACCAATTGGGATCTTCAAGCCCAGAGAGCCAAGGAGCTCACAGGAACTTTTAccattgatgatgatgattttcAAGATTTTGATAAAGCTAGTGAATCTTTGAGTTCATTTGATAACACAGAAGAATGCAACAATTTACCACTGGTGTGA
- the LOC137721932 gene encoding uncharacterized protein produces the protein MSTARPRNWFSTKPKLENHSDRVPNGVGEPADVDPDEEFLSPVERFDAGVRRGRITPPRREPHRSAEPSFPDVAQLGEAIATVIHSTLRPPQRTPLETMYNLKLDKFEGNEGFEGAERWLEHIEKTFRVLHNQGNLPVEKWVETTSWFLGMDSASWWEQELRCLTPAEKTDWDVFRELFRRRFVPPEYIDRKKQEFTELRQEKLTANEYYRRFTDLSRYHPDVAGNPVEMLRRFRLGTKKKWRSMATTTSCDTYQEFYEILLRIEDSENMPSESEDEEKDGNQRKDDKGKGQASLGPRRTQNFKRGGTSSSSSSGGFSATGQGRGGRFAGGARGHRQGDAGRGRAPARLQWLLYLWANGTSGCKLSPESAEALADFLATALSISHYPYSQGGYPQYSSGYMPYPPIPAGGSQWFQGGHIQQGEIATSSAGSLRQSGQPSQGRGCQGYLAHVVFDDAAPSRVEDVRVVRHFPDVFPEDLPGLPPDRDMEFTIELLPDLRSTGVRLEAEDREVALLANFQVRPILVDRVFEAQVADRETQEMIQARDRDRMRDLRVRDSDGMLM, from the exons ATGTCGACGGCAAGACCACGAAATTGGTTTTCGACGAAGCCCAAACTCGAGAACCACTCAGATCGAGTTCCAAACGGCGTCGGAGAGCCAGCTGATGTCGATCCAGATGAGGAATTTCTCAGCCCTGTCGAAAGATTCGATGCTGGTGTGCGTAGAGGAAG aattacgccgcctcgtcgggaaccacatcgctctgctgagcctagtttccccgatgtagCTCAGCTGGGGGAAGCTATCGCTACAGTTATTCATTCAACgctccgccctccccagaggactcctctggagactatgtataatttgaagttggataagttcgaAGGCAACGAGGGTTTTGAGGGTGCGGAGCGGTGGCTAGAACATATTGAGAAGACCTTTCGTgttttgcataatcaggggaatctcCCTGTCGAGAAGTGGGTAGAGACGACATCGTGGTTTTTGGGTATGGATTCTGCatcctggtgggagcaggaactTCGTTGTTTGACTCCAGCTGAGAAGACTGATTGGGATGTATTCCGAGAGTTGTTCaggagaaggtttgtgcctcctgagtatattgaccgcaagaagcaagaattcactgagttgagaCAGGAGAAGCTGACAGCAAACGAGTACTACCGGAGGTTTACTGACTTGTCTCGCTATCATCCAGATGTTGCTGGCAATCCGGtagagatgcttcgtcgttttcgtTTAGGCAccaagaagaagtggcgttcgatggcAACCACTACCTCTTGTGACACCTaccaggagttttatgagattctgttaaGAATTGAGGATTCAGAAAATATGCCGAGTGAGAGTGAGGATGAAGAGAAAGACGGTAATCAGAGGAAGGATGATAAGGGCAAGGGTCAGGCGTCGCTCGGACCTCGTAGGAcccagaacttcaagaggggtggcactagttctagctcttctagcggtggttttagcgccactggtcagggtcgtggtggtaggtttgctggtggtgctagaggccaTAGACAGGGTGATGCTGGTAGAGGTAGGGCCCca gcGAGGCTGCAGTGGTTGCTTTACTTGTGGGCAAatgggacatcgggctgcaaattatccccagagtcagcagaaGCCCTAGCAGACTTTCTTGCCACCGCCT TATCAATATCCCATTACCCATATTCTCAGGGTGGTTATCCACAGTATTCTAgtggctatatgccgtatcctccaatTCCAGCAGGCGGGTCTCAGTGGTTTCAGGGAGGACATAtccagcagggggagattgctacgagtagtgcagggtctttgaggcagtctggtcagcccagtcaggggcgtg gttgccaggggtacttagctcatgtggtgtttgatgatgCTGCTCCTAGTAGAGTGGAGGATGTAAGGGTAGTCAgacattttcctgatgttttccctgaggatttacctggctTGCCGCCAGATCGAGACATGGAGTTTaccattgagttgcttccag ACTTAAGATCcacgggagtgaggttagaggcagaagatcgagaggtggctttacttgctaattttcaagttaggccaattttagttgatcgggtgtttgaagctcaggtagctgataggGAAACTCAAGAAATGATCCAAGCTCGAGATCGAGATAGGAtgagagacctcagagttcgtgattcggatggcatgctgATGTAG